In the genome of Onychostoma macrolepis isolate SWU-2019 chromosome 10, ASM1243209v1, whole genome shotgun sequence, the window AACAAGTGTCAATTAATAACACTATTTCATGTTTACCAGCACCAGAGTCTACTTATTTTAAAGAGTATTCAACATGTATAACCACTTCTTTATTTGGTTTTACTtaaaagtttgtgtgtgtgtatatatgatatgcatatacatatatatattgtgacgagcGTCCTGATATctcatcagcgttgccctggaAACGGAGGAAACAGGTGTTCTGCACTTCCTCATTAACGGCTGATCGGTCCCAGCTGCAGCTCGTCAGCCGGTGGCTTTATAAGCCTAGCAGATCTCACCGCTGTTGAGTTTGACCTCCAGAAAGACTGCAGCTGACCACTGTGAGCCCTGAGCCCTGAGCCCTGAGCCCTGAGCCCTGAGCCCTGAGCCCTGAGCCCTGAGCCCTGAGCCCTGAGCCCTGAGCCCTGAGCCCTGAGCCCTGAGCCCTGAGCCCTGAGCCCTGAGCCCTGAGCCCTGAGCCCTGAGCCCTGAGCCCTGAGCCCTGAGCCCTGAGCCCTGAGCCCTGAGCCCTGAGCCCTGAGCCCTGAGCCCTGCAAAATAttaacatgtatatatttatataaatacatttaatatataaacataacatatttttcttaattatatacaagcacgtgtgtgtatttatatacattataaatatacacagtacacacatgttatgtaaacaaaagcttttattttggatgtgatcatgtgattaatcgtttgtcagctctaatatatatatatatatatatatatatatacacagtatatataaaatgtctAAACTGTTTTTAGACATTTGGCACATACCACATTTATAAAGCCTTAGTGGCACAAATGGGAGAGAACTATTAGATGTGTTAAGATTAGATGATTTTTAGATGAATTAGAAGTTTGACAATATcttttgaaaattgttattattattctttaagtTATAGGCTCTTTAAATGCCTCTACAGAACTGGACACAATAGCATTACaacatgtaaaaaacaaaaatgatataaTTTGAGATGCATCATTACAGCTGAACAGGCAAAATGAAACTTGACACGCGGCTGTCCgtaattaaatgtaatcagGTATCAGCCCAAGCGTTCTGGTTTTGCTGTTGTAAGCACCATACTGCTACGGAAATCTGTTATCAGTCAAGATAAATTCAAAACTCAACCGTGATACCAAGTGACCTatcaacaaaaaagaaaagaactgaaaaagacatgtttttacaatttattcaaCACGTACCCAAACAAATACTATTTACAATGTGCCAATTGAACACAATCACATGATCGCTGAACCAACATACTGTACAAGTTATTAAAGTCATGTTATTACGGCCACTGTGTGATATTACAGTGCAAATGACAAATGGGTGATTATTGGATGGGCTGCACTAATGTGTCTTGCTCTTTGTCGCATATGATCTGTATCAGTGACAGTGAATCAGGGTCACGTCTTGTTTCTGGGCGTATCAGAGTAAGGCACATTGTCCAGCAGGAGACTCTGGCGGGGCCGTAACactacaaaacacaacacaaacagcAGTCATTAGCCTCGGGAAACTCAAGATGCTTAGTCTTATATCAGccttaaataaaaagaaatacattgtTCTTATTATCCCAGTGTGAAAAAATGGATGCATGGTTTCTAcaggttttatgaaggtaaatttaaggCCTTTtatagaaaatgtaataaatatatattaaagggAACACGACAATATGTTCTTTAAATGAAGCACACAATGCTTTGTATTATCAACACTTCGAAGTAatgtattacagtaataaacAATGTCAAGAAGAaatacagtaatgagaatctgGGAGGAAAATTATGCTTAAAGTGTGTCgctatttaataaataaatagaaaaactCTTAAGGGTTAAAAATAtgcttatttttcttttctttaggTTTTGGAGTGTGATCATGTTTTTGAGATTCACACAAATCACTTACAGATTTTATTTTCCTCCACATGCTCTCCCTGTATCACATTTTCACGAAGGATGGTCTCAACCGCTCGGGCCGTTTTCAGCATCTGAAATAATTAGTTTAATAGATATTCTTGCCTAGAAGCCTCCAAGAGCAGATAGAAATGACATCTTAATATCTAGTTTAATCATATCACTAGGTTCACGTGACTTACCTCTTTAATATTTTCCTCTGACGTttcattcttgttttttttgaattcttcatttatttttaacctgGCAGCTTCATGTCCAGAGGAGTAAAGAAAACTTGTATGAGACATTAACTAAGACattcacaacaacaacagcagcagcagcaataataataataataataataaatactccTAAACACAGGACAGAAATTACAATATGCTAAAAAGCAACATTCCAAACAAAAGCAtcaacactaaaataaataaaaatgcaaaaaaaagcaataataataataataaaataaatgaaaaacaaacaaacaaataaataaataaaataaaaatgttgtgaacTGATATGTAAAGAACTGAAGTATGTAATTCAAGTATGTAGACAGTTTTTGGAAGCATATGAGTTCGTAATGAATGGTGTAGGTTTATTGATAGCCTACCTGTCAGAGCTCCGTCATCATCTTTAAAAACGTGTCTTCTTGTCTTATGCAGATCTTTGAAGACCCGCAGCACCTTTGAATAAAAAAGGCAAAGATAAATGACtataaacaattaattttaatgcaaTGACACTTTGCCCTTATAAAACCGTcgatttaaacaatttaataacgGCAGCTACATTTGCAGAGttagaaaacaaacacagcaaATACACAAACcgttaaaaataatgtaagcAAACACCAATATTGTAaattcctgctgtctgtcacCTTCAAGCGTGTCCCCATCACGCAGAGCTCTTCTTCTGCTGCTGTGCTGCGCAGCGCCGCCTGCTGCACTGGAGGACGCGCGCGGGGTTATTATCACTTCAGAATTAAACCGGAAAACAATCTTTCAGAAGCAGTTTGTTAGTTGGTTTTGCTTATTATGGTATTAATTTATGGGAATTTCTCATGAATTAAAGAAAAATCTTTAATTATTAGATACTTTTTCTTACTAAGAGGGTTGATGGATGcaccatagatatatatatatctatgggaAGCACAATGCAACCATACAATATTGGTTATCTTCAGATATCTGTcggttttattaaatatttaattgtttatgcCTATTTTAAGATGCATCTCAGTGATCACACTCATTCAGATCCTCTAGATAATACTCTTTGAGCTCTATTCTACAGATTTTTTTCCTAAATTCTCCATGGGTCCCTCTTTTAATCACTATAGTACttaaattttataatgtaatatttatgaaCACTTACacaatgttgtgatgcctaaattcataTTTGGCACGCGGACTCATTGTTTagtgttttttgaaaacataAAGATTCACAACATAACCTATAATATGAACGTAACTTCAGCCATAATGTCTTTGTGTGTtctattatcatcattataaaACTAGACAATATTTTCAGGTTTTCCTCTGATTGCATGAACCATCCGAGTAACCCAATCACAGAAAGACTGTATAAAACCAAATTTATTGGATTCCAcagaacacaacacaacagacaCAAACAAGAACAGTTTATTCACCAAAACACATTATTCACAAATAAGCACACAAGCAGAACACATGCTGAGATGAATCCAGTCGTGTCTTTGTCTGAAATGAAAGAACAAGAAAGAAGGAAATATTACAGCAACAGCTAAACTTTCACCAGAATCATGACAATGCGTTACACTGACCCTCATATAAGAGTAAATAATCGTTCCCCTGAGATCAGGGTCAGATGGGTAGTGTGTTTAATCATTGGGTCAGTTCCAATCTTCAGTTTTTCAATAGAAAAGTTAAGTTAATTGGATTAATCTAAACTAAAATCAGGCTGTAAAAGCTAGTACTAAAATATTCTCCACATTTTACTTATAATTGCCTAAAACATACCTTGTTGCCGCCAATCCTCGAACCTCATGCTGCTCAAGTCGCACATGGGCGGAACGACTCTTCTTCTGTGTTTATTTCAGCCAGAGCCTCAGCAGCGCACTACTGCCGCCAGCGGTGTTCTCCGGGAATCACGGATCGCCGCGTTCGAATCACGATTCATGAAGATTCGAAACATTTGTGAATCTTTTGCTTCGAATCACTGGTTCAGAAATCGCCTGGTCACGTGATCGTagcaaacaaaacattatttatttaatcgtTTGTTTgtcttacatttatttattttacttctattttgttaatttttctaCTCGTGTTTCCtccttttgttcttttttgctgttttttttgttttgtataactgcatatatatatatatttacatttacatttaatcatttagcagacgcttttatccaaaagcGACTTTCAAacgaggacaatagaagcagtcaaaatcaacaaaagagcaataaaatgcaagtgctataagtctcagttagcttaacacagtacacgtagcaaggttttttttttttttggctttttgttaattgtataataaataaaaagaaaacaaatagatagaatacaaaaagaaatataaaataaagatatatatatatatatatcagtcattcttgagacatgggacaaaacatGTCCAGCAATTGTAACTGCTattaggtttaaaaataaaaataaatattttcaattgtaaatgttatggggattaataatagaatgtatttaacaaaattatccccttcaatttaattttatcattattatgtgaaatctataacacttattgtcttctcACTACATCTAAAACAGTGTGTCCACAGAGAAGGGTTCAATCACCAacatggataaaaatgtttttttaatgatgaaaaataccttgttttatgaaaagcaacacttaataatatctcatatcaaagcaaggttgtttttcagtgacacGTGCGTGTTTCATAAGGTTTCAAAGTTGTGTCCCCACTTTTTGTCAACACCGTcagacatttattaaaatgtaataaaatcagggaaTATCAGGGGCAGCTGTCGCTCTAAAGGACCCCTTGCTACAATCCTCCTCTGCAGAGGACATCAGGGTCAGACAGGCTCTGGtcagttttatagttttagaatattttggcctggtttcacagacagggtttaggttaaaccaggattaggcaatagttcaattaggacattaaAGTAGTTTTTATAAACATACCTTAGAACAAAAACAATACTGGTGTGCATcctgagacaaaacaaaggcactgacatattttaagatcagtcagtgcaagtttctttcagttgaaacagctcagatttacattttagtctgggattaGGCCTAAACCTTgtttgtgaaaccgggggaataaatcctaatgttaatatttcatgCGATATGTCAACACCATCTTccaatttctgaggaaattatttgaaatatttagatcattttattctcCTGAAGCTGGTtccaaatatttaaatgtgactcttgaataaaagctttataaacaataacacactcatccgtttgctgtgtttgttttaatacagtaattgatTGATTCAATGTATTTGATAGTTAAAAATGACTACAAATTCAGGTTTTCGTCACCACCGTCAGATTaatattttgctaatatttcataatgatattttatatttgttgagtAATTGTTGGTCACATGTGAAAGTGTCTCTGTCTGCTAACACgagaatgtgttttgaaatgttaaaaacatcttgaatgctgttaaagataaagttgaaattatattacacagtccaagttaaaaagcacattttgttaaaaaaagagaaaagttggGAGGTTGTATCAAAGCATAACTCAGTAGCTTAGCACATATAAGACACATA includes:
- the lyrm7 gene encoding complex III assembly factor LYRM7 isoform X1; amino-acid sequence: MGTRLKVTDSRNLQYWCLLTLFLTVLRVFKDLHKTRRHVFKDDDGALTAARLKINEEFKKNKNETSEENIKEMLKTARAVETILRENVIQGEHVEENKILLRPRQSLLLDNVPYSDTPRNKT
- the lyrm7 gene encoding complex III assembly factor LYRM7 isoform X2 encodes the protein MGTRLKVLRVFKDLHKTRRHVFKDDDGALTAARLKINEEFKKNKNETSEENIKEMLKTARAVETILRENVIQGEHVEENKILLRPRQSLLLDNVPYSDTPRNKT